The following nucleotide sequence is from Zingiber officinale cultivar Zhangliang chromosome 10A, Zo_v1.1, whole genome shotgun sequence.
ATGTACAATACACCCTCCAACAATAGCTTGTGAATGTGATATTTCTGATCGGCCAGCATGGAAGCCGTATGGAGATAGTCTGAGCTGCTCTTATATTGCTTCAGGTTGGGTTGAGACGCTACTTCAAGTTGCCAACGGGTCGCGAATTCTGGCTTCTCGGGGAGACGCATGAAAAAGAAGTATTCTTTCTAGTGTTTATTAGAGGTTAgcattttgtcaaagaaaactAGGCCGATCCGAGATTGGAAAAGGAAGGTCCCCGACTCATATTGCTTGGGTTATTAGAAGTAATGGAAGACTCGAGGAATAAGAGGCATGTCGTGCAACCGGAACAAGACCGTGACGCCGCACAATAGACGGAAAGAATTCGGTACGAATGGGGGGGGGGGAGATGTGGAAGTATTTACAAACGGTGATAATGAAAGGATGGATGGGGAATCACAGACTGACGATAAAGTGGTCTCTGAACAAACAGATGGTGTCGATCGAGGGATTATTGGGTCGATCGGATGGAGAGAGTATAACGATCTCGTGCCcccgtggggggggggggggggttcaaaGGCATTTTTCAGAGCCTCTGTGTCACCCGCATCGAACcgggactccatggtggtataccagagtCCGGGAATGGTGGCCGACGGCTGCGAAGAACTTACCAtgacaaaaataaaaggaaaaatagcGAAAAAATATAGTTAGGGGAAGGAAAGGCAGTCGAAAGAAACCCAAAGGGCCACGGGAAGGCCACCGGAACGAAATAAAAACAAAAGCAAAGGAGAAAGCTTACTGGAAAAGGAAGAGATCGTCGGGAAAGAAACGCAGGTGGTCGTTGGAGCGAAGTGTTCAGAGGAGCAGCGATCGCCGGAAACACGGAGGAAGACGCAAGTGCGGGCAAGAAGCCAACGCTGCGGGTTTATAAACGTTACACTCGGCTGACCGGAGTCGTCCGATCTTGGTCGTGAAAACCTATGCGAGGATCCAACCGTTAAATTCAAACCACCAAACGTTGCCATCAATGCCTATCACGTCAAGCGTGTGGCGGCGGCAGGAGCAACACATGGCAGGCTACCACGGGTCGACCATTAAGGCAGGCATGGGAGCCTGTTCTGCCTTAATGAGAGGGGATTTGCACGTTTCCCGAGAGATCGGGGTGACGTCAGGCCAGCCCGCGTTCGCCCAGGACAGCTGGAGGGAAAAGTAAAATGTAAACCTTTGTTTGTCCGATCGAGTCAAGGGAGCATGTTTATGACCGAGCAACAACCTTCAAAAGGTCGATCGGCAAGGGTCAGGCCTAGCCTGATCAGTCCGTACAATGAGGAAGGCTGATCAGGATGGAATCTGCTCACAcaattgtctagtcagtcggactacagcctccttcgactagacttgaaggggagacatgTGATGCAGTGATAAGGAGGGTCCCACCTTAAGAAAGGTCTCCGCCAcaatagaggtcaaagtcaagccgGGCAATGCCCCACTATCACCGACCGGGCGGGCAAGTGATTCTCCCGACCGAGATATGAAAGGCCCAATCAGATATCATCACTAGCTCGGCCACCAGCTGAGCTAAGATGCTCAAGATAGGAAAGCGCGCCAAGTGTCCGAGGAAGCATGCCGAGCGGTTACCCCGCTCGGCCTTACATCAATACTCAGAATGGCAGTAGAATAGAGTATATCCGAGCAGACCACATATGAAcagcagccgagcggctatctcgcTCGGTCAAGGCACACGTGCAGCAACTAGACAGTGAAAGTATCGGCCGAACGACTATCCCGTTCGGCCAAGTAGTGGATACATCAGCCAGACAACGGAGACTCCAGCCAAGCGGCCATCCCTCTCGGCCCAGCAATGGATGACATTGGGACATGGAACTCTCAGCCAAGCGGGCATCTTGTTCGACTGAGCAATAGACATTGCAGGATAtttttcgacatccttttgggagttagttcCGCCGACGGGCGGCATGGTCAGgtagaagatcgtacggcggaagcttctactgtcacttcagagatatatgctcgacccgttaatgtactgtgtcagggacactttcctGACATGCCTCTTCAAGGAAGGTTTGGGACAGCGTGACCACTTTGAAAAGCGTGCACACACGCTACAAGAGccttatataaaggggggtccaggcATCGACGAAGGTATGTTTTTCTCGCGAATTCTACTCTTGCGCTACAGTTCTTTGCTTCTTCCCtcatcggtgactgacttgagcgtcggaggatcaacACCGGGGACCCCTTCTCTGTCTCGGTACTGACGTAGTTATGGTTGTAGGTCGGAGCAGAGTCTACACGTGATCAGTAGGAGTATCACATCCCCAACATTCATCACATCGATTTTTAGACATGATAAGATatatatttatcttaaaaaaaaaaaagaaaaacagatAATCCTAGCATGAATGATGTATTGCGTAAGAAAAAGTAACTAACTAGATTGGAATACATTATAgctataaaatataaattataatttatgattaatttttctataattttttagaaCCTGAGTACTcaacttcatagaatttcccctTAATCTTTCATATTCTCGAGTCAATTAAGCAACAATGAGTAATCTTATTTGCACATTTTAAGAATTTGTATGTGAGGAGAAATACTAATAcatgataaaattaattaattaaacaataaaaatatatcaaaaataaaattcatatgaTATATTATTATCATATTAAAAAGTCTCTACAACCCCCCACAAAcatatttatcaaaatttaaagaaaatagaTCTCCAGTCAAATGGagtttaacaattaataaaaaaacaCTTACCGATTCTCGACTATTGATCCAACGAAGGAGAAGtaaatattaaaagaaataaattattccACCTATTCATCACCTATCAATATCAGCTCTTATCTATCACTATATTATTACATATTTgtattgtaaattttttttaactttttttacTTCTTGTGATTTAAAAAgagccttaaattttttttgttttttgaacttCTATATGCTTGGATAATTAGGTTATCTAAggttaaaaatatcaaaattattttttttaaaaaaaaccccTATAACTAATCTACACTGTTTTTTGGGGTTCTCCTAGCTGGTAGGCCTGAATTGGAGGCCTCTTGGGCCTCCCATCGCTTCACCCTACAAACAAGACAAGAATTGTCGAAATAATTAGCTCAAGGGTAACAGGGAAGTCGTTATGGTTCTTCTAATTCAACTAGAATTGATATTTAAACTTTATCTTAACCGTGTGAGAGAAGTGGTTATGATTCTTCTAATTCAATTAGaattgatatttaaattttatcttaACCTAACCCTCTTATTTATTTCACATTGATAAACTTATAAAGATTAAAATGAAAGTATGAAATGCTAGTATAGCTGATAGAGGTCCTTAGAAAGTCACCTATGCTCTCACGCTTCAATTTTAATTACTCAAAGACTTCTATTCAATGTAATCTGGCTCTCATGTGCTAATTAAAATGGttttgaagttttaaaaaaaattgtgagATTGGGCCGTTAGTTAAGATTTATTTGTATTTTACGATTTATTTTAATGAAATCAGTCATCATTAAAATTAGTTGAATGGTAAGAATTGGatagttaaattaataaaaaaaaatctgatttaaGAAATCTCTTTTCATTTTGTACAATACTATTAATATGTAGAATAATTTACTGATCAAATTCTCTAGTAAACTTTAGTTAGACACATTTTTAGCCGAAATAGAATTGCAAGAACTTAAAAGATTTTTATCAAAACAAAGCACATCACTAAGTCTTGCAAAAATAGATGTAATGGCTAGAGTGCTAATATCTATCAATATATTACTGACGTCACTGCTTAAGTAATATCGCTACGAATTCACAACACCCTCTCTTAGACACATCTGACCTCGGAGAGGGGCCCATCATTCTGAAGTCTCCGCAGCCGCGAGGGCCCTCCTCGCCCTGCTCCCCCAGCTTTCCCCCTCTCCGCCAGCGGCCCTCCTCCGCCCCGCCGCGTTGGCCACCCACCACGGCTCCCGCCGCCTAGACATCCCATCCAACTGGCTCTCCCAGTCCCCGAATCCGGTGCGGTGGTCGCGGTTGCGCCGGAGGACGACCCCTCCGGAGCTGCCGGCGGTGGTCCAGCCGTCGGAGAAGAGCAGCATGCGGTCGTACTCACGGCGGAGGTCCGGGTCGGAGAGAACCTCATAGGCCTCGCGCGCTTGCTTGAAGCGCTCGGCGAAGGCCCCCTCCTCCCCCGCCTTGCGGCAGGCGTCCGGGTGCCACCGCCGCGCCTGCAGCTTGAACGCCGCCTTGATCTCCTCCGGCCCCGCCGTCTCCGCCACCGACAGCAGATCATACATGGTGGCGGTTTGGGCGGCTGCCGCACGCGGAGCCAGCGATGCGAGCCTAAGCTTTCTCGTAGGAATGGTAGCGGAAAATACTGGATTAGAAATTGGAGAAGGCAGAGACAACATTttgtttattatattattatatatattgaagtgaagagaagagaagagaagagaagagtatGCAGGTGCGAGGAAGATTCACCAGAGGTTTATATAGCAGTGTGTAAGCAGTAGCCTCCCAAGCTAATTGGTTAGTTTTTTCTTTCTGTGGAAACGAACAAGGGCACTGCCTCAATTACCTGGGCGTTTGCCTGTCcataaataattatattttgGAATTGCTGATTATTACAACTTCTGATTATCCTGTGGTTGCTGTTTGAGGCTAGATTTATTAGGGAAGaatgtaaaaatatttttctggTAAATCAAAATAGAATTCAGGATGCGCCTCCCAATCGTAGGAAACCGTCAAAGTCCGCGTCAACGAGTGCTGCAACTTTCCACATGCTTATCAATTGTGATGGCAAATTGCACTTACAATTAAGTTTCTCGTCTATTCCCAGCCCCCTTAATAAAAAAACAGAATAGTTTTCTTGTCTATTCAATCAATTTCCTCGTCTCAGGCAATTCCTGCAATCAGTCAACAAATATATCGTGTCTAACGTATAATTAACAAGGGCTCCATCTTTACTGAGGGAAAACGTAGAGTTTGGTTAACAAAATCCCCAATTGATGGAACACGAAGTCAAACTTGCACACCATTGTTCATCACTTTTAACGCGTCTAGACCCAACATTTCAACATCAAAGGATAATCTGGAATCAAAAGATCTAGTTTGTCTCCACAAAGTTATCTTctactttttctttttttactttCCTCTGTATCAAAAGAAAGACTGGAGTTGCTAAGCATGGATCGACCTCGGCAGTAGGAATTAGTCAAAGTCCATATGGATGACCTCCAAATTCCACAGCAGGTTTGCTCGTCTAGTGTTTGTGATAAGGACACTTAAAATGCCATTGCCAATAGATCTCCCAATTTGTGCACCCTTTGATTAAAAATAAAGCATAGATATTTTGGAGCAAAGATTGAGTTGTTTGTGGTGCTCAAGTATTCATTTACCCCTTTGATTCAATCAGAGATGTGTTGGGAGAGCCGCAGAGTAATGGTGTGATGGTAAATGGTAGAGTGGTATACCCACGCAACAAGGATTCAATTCTTACACTGGGCATTCTCAAACCACTTGTGTTGTTATGTCGCCAACTAAGACCCATTTGAATTTCCGATTTATCCTAGTAGTCGGAAAACTTCCGTATAATTAGGTCGATCACCACTTCCAAGATTAGTTGGTTCAACAGGcaatactttaatttttttttaaaaaaaaaaatgtgttgGGAGAATATTTATAAGTCACTAGAGTTTGCCATACAAGCAATAGGCTGCTTATAGCTGTTAATTGACTATTAATTATAAGCAGTGGGTTGTTTATGTTAAAAAAAGTTCAAATTCCAAATGCTACTTAACAAGCTGAAGACGATATGTTGTATTTTTGTATGATATCAATGTTTCAGGTGAAAGATGGCggctaaaatttaaaattttctctattaTTATTTTACTGTGCCTATTTTGAACAACTAATGATACGTGGGATGAATTTGATGTGTTTGATTGGCTTCATTCCCTTAATCTGTTAGTATATTAAATTTCCCTTGGCTCATCCCCACTAACTCAATCAATATGAGTCGCTGTGGTTACTTCCTTGTTTTGCTCAATTAAACTATCTGGCTCATGTTAGGATGGGTGTGAGCTTTGGGGTATTGACAACGGAAACCTAACGTTGGATTTATTCATATCACAAACATAACTCGGCGATTTTATTTGGTTCACTGCCTCTCAAGGTGATTGTATCCAAGATTTGCCTCCCAAGATGATTACATCCAAGATTTAGTCCTAAGGAATTGTCATCACTATTATTCTCAAACACCTTCTGAAAGCAAAGAAGTCTTTTACAATATGTTTTGAcaataatacaaatacaaatgaatGAAAGTGAAGAAGTCTTTTCCAAGACCTAGTCCTAAGATGAGTGTGAACTTTGGGGAATTGACCGTGGAAACTTGACGCAGGATTCATATCACAAGCATAACTCGTCGATTGTATTTGGTTCACTGCCTCCCAATGCAATTACGTTCAAGACCTAGTCCTAGTGAATTATCTGTCGGTGTAATTATCCCTGGGCCAAAGTTGACTAGTTTAACttaagtttgagttttgatgtttgacaatatataaagattgcaagtgcaattgttgttagtattagctctagtatcaattataagatgattgtaaagggcacattttgtatcatatatcactattaataaaagacaaaggttttggttattatatttatttcagttcagtgtcaattgaataaatataataatgtccttgtgcAGTagattcttatctacagtatatcaattggtcgaattgatagtgagatattgtagagaacactactcttaactattcctagtcgagcattaatatacaaggacaatattaatacgttgagactagcatgtaggtcaacagatgacttgatctcacaagtcatggatatgagatatcaggttgacacatgggtatatattagagaatatatactgaatgacccgccatgagaatgtttcatggatcgtcgtatgagtgtcataaatattcttatgtgactattggtatgaatagtccttagacctgaagtcactacggttccctacataaggagttgtatactttggtatcgtcaaacgccacccataatagggtggattataaagtcgatcactaggtatgcaatgaattatgcggagggatgtgagtgatgtaaatgagatctatcccttccatatgacggaagcgatatttgtagtccccttgattagtaggacacaagaaagcatgaccatgcgtaaatgagtcaatatgagatattgagcttatttgataagtgtgtctacttggagatcaagaaacacaaagattgataagaggatgacacggtctatgcctcattgatcaatctagatatcaaagatagagGGACTAAGTCATATATGatatagccacggacaggttaggtcggatctcgactttctcgtcacttgggtaacaatgatgccttgctatatgtcactcattgtttatgtatcgcaaatgttgatttgggtacattgccaatgttacgagagcctatagggtcacacacaaagaacaagttaatatggagatgggttcatgtgatgaatcaatggattaagtgtaatccgaatttgactcattgagttagactcaaagggatccaattgttggattgagtcgagttgcttgagaatcaatgggttggactcattgggtgaacttgagttcaccaagaaagttgaatggtcaaaattgaaccattggattgaatggttgattttgagccattagaTTAGCAGATGAAAGggtgattagaagatgaaagggtggagactcttggtataccatgggatggttataaatatcattttggatgatatttttcataagtttttctttgcttgagaaggtgaaaagttcccttgatcttcttcttcctccttcccttttcttggccgagacACACatataggttgctagcacaaccttgtgtgttttccctctccatcttgctttgtttgtgagacaatcaaagacaaggcttgttcgtgtggataccgtagaggcgcgaacctTGAAcacgctgagatctgcatctaaaCAAGAAGAGgttgttgtcgggattgcgaagggcacgcatcaaaggtataatcctatcatgtagcttagtatagattatgaatagaaaatgtttcttcccttcgcatggatctgctggataagaggatctagtaatttttccaCTGCGTTTCCGCGTCTTTGGCGTGctagatcccaacagtggtatcagagccacttgcgaagggctatgctaagttttagaatttttttatatgatctagaaattgcatgatagggtTTACTGTGATTTGCAAAATCTTATAAGTTTCAGCCACACAAGACTCTTGACCAGATTTTGTGTCTCGACCAAATCTTGAGTCTTGACCCAAatgggtgttttgttgggaacaaaatgtagttggtgtgtgaccaataaggtctcggctagagatgttttgtttatAACGAAAAATAGTTGCCAttgtgggtagtagggtctcgggtaaggcagcaactcataaacgagtatgcaaaataaattttatttcggGACCGCCGTGGCGTTGCAGCTCataatttatttgttgaaatcttagtaaatttatgtcattagaatattgtgaatagatatgacatggtgcatggttatggatctttaaccccaatgtgattggatgtgtgtaatgttgtaattcataatacggcctgcgtgtcgtgccttcatcccttttattctttttgtaattagattacactcgaatgtaactcgagtttctttagattttgtaatgtataaaattagaaagagttagtcttctggaagacggatgaaaaggaaggaaggacaacaacacacgaccaCCAAGAAAGCGCTTGGAGAAGGGacttagacctaggttgacttatcgctcttc
It contains:
- the LOC122027319 gene encoding chaperone protein DnaJ-like, with protein sequence MLSLPSPISNPVFSATIPTRKLRLASLAPRAAAAQTATMYDLLSVAETAGPEEIKAAFKLQARRWHPDACRKAGEEGAFAERFKQAREAYEVLSDPDLRREYDRMLLFSDGWTTAGSSGGVVLRRNRDHRTGFGDWESQLDGMSRRREPWWVANAAGRRRAAGGEGESWGSRARRALAAAETSE